Below is a window of Clavibacter michiganensis subsp. tessellarius DNA.
CGTGGGCTGGCCCTCCCCCGCGAGGATCTTGGTGAGAGTCGTCTTGCCGGCGCCGTTGCGGCCGACGAGGCCGATCTTGTCCCCCGGGCTCACCCGGAACGAGACGTCCTCCATGAGGACGCGGGCGCCGACGCGCAGCTCCAGGTCGTGTACAGCGAGCACGGTGAGGGGTCCTTCTGATCAGCGGATGTCCCACGGTCCGTGGGATGAGGGCGACCCGCAGCAGAGGGGGTCGAGCCCGGTCGGTCGAGGGCGTCCATCGGACCCGACCGGTCCAGTGTACGAGACGGCGGCGTCCGGACCCTCCCCGGACCGGGCGGGAGGGCGCCGACGCGACGACGGCCCCACCCGGTGCGGGTGGGGCCGTCGTGGTCGGGCGACGCGGGGCGCGGATCAGATGGAGAAGCCGAGGGCCCGCATCATGTCGCGGCCGTCGTCGGTGATCCGCTCGGGACCCCACGGCGGCATCCACACCCAGTTGATGCGGAACGCCGCCACGACGCCGTCGAGCGCCTCCGCGGTCTGCTCCTCGAGCACGTCCGTCAGCGGGCAGCCCGCCGACGTCAGCGTCATGTGGATGATGAGGGCATCGTTCTCGTCGTCCCACGCGAGGTCGTAGATGAGCCCCAGGTCGACCACGTTGATCCCGAGCTCGGGATCCATGACGTCCTTGAGCGCCTCCTCGACCTCGTCGAACTTGGCCGGGGTCAGCGTGCTCTGCGTGCTCACGCGTCCACCGTGGTCGAGGGGGTGAGGAAGCGGTCGTAGCCCTCCTCCTCGAGGCGGTCGGCCAGCTCGCGGCCGCCCTGCTCGGCGACGCGGCCCGCGACGAACACGTGCACGAAGTCGGGCTGGATGTAGCGGAGGATGCGCGTGTAGTGCGTGATGAGCAGGAGCCCGAGGCCCGTGTTCGCCTTCGCGCGGTTGACGCCCTCGGAGACGATCTTGAGCGCGTCGACGTCGAGGCCGGAGTCGGTCTCGTCGAGCACCGCGAACTTCGGCTTGAGCAGCTCGAGCTGCAGCACCTCGTTGCGCTTCTTCTCGCCGCCGGAGAAGCCCTCGTTGAC
It encodes the following:
- a CDS encoding metal-sulfur cluster assembly factor, coding for MDPELGINVVDLGLIYDLAWDDENDALIIHMTLTSAGCPLTDVLEEQTAEALDGVVAAFRINWVWMPPWGPERITDDGRDMMRALGFSI